The following proteins are encoded in a genomic region of Oncorhynchus kisutch isolate 150728-3 linkage group LG18, Okis_V2, whole genome shotgun sequence:
- the slc13a5b gene encoding solute carrier family 13 member 5, with amino-acid sequence MAAFLKSLQNLKNEIVLFSTPLLLLPLPLVIGTKEAACAYVIILMAVYWCTEALPLAVTALLPAVLFPMFGIMQSKDVCMQYLKDTNMLFVGGLMVAVAVEHWNLHKRIALRVLLFVGVRPALLMLGFMGVTAFLSMWISNTATTAMMVPIVQAVLEQLNNYTETEMPVILSTEEDTQPQEPTDSKQTEKQVEGHVVVTCLDPFVEAIRRKEAADKKKMCKGMTLCVCYAASIGGTATLTGTGPNLVLKGQMNQLFPNNGDVINFASWFGFAFPNMILMLTLAWLWLQFVFMGFNFKKTWGCGAVKTEKEIAVYNVIKEQHRQLGSMSFGELSVLGLFSCLVVLWFTRDPGFVAGWATYIFNADAEYVTDATVAVFIAVLLFVLPSKPPRFCCRRSQSFDTEHQHPAGPTPALLTWKVAQKKLPWSIVLLLGGGFALAKGSEESGLSMWMGDQMTPLHTIPPWAIAVILCLLIAIFTECTSNVATATLFLPVLASMSQSIGMNPLYVMVPCTLSASFAFMLPVATPPNAIVFSYGYLKVSDMARTGIVMNIIGILCITLAINSWGRAMFHLDTFPTWANTTGV; translated from the exons ATGGCAGCATTTCTGAAATCCCTTCAGAATCTGAAGAATGAGATCGTTCTATTCTCTACCCCGTTACTTCTTCTCCCGCTGCCTTTAGTCATTGGAACAAAG GAGGCAGCATGTGCCTATGTGATCATCCTGATGGCAGTGTACTGGTGTACAGAGGCCTTACCTCTGGCTGTCACTGCCCtgctccctgctgtcctcttccccATGTTTGGCATCATGCAGTCCAAAGAT gTGTGTATGCAGTACCTGAAGGACACCAACATGTTGTTTGTGGGAGGACTGATGGTGGCGGTGGCAGTGGAGCACTGGAACCTGCACAAACGCATTGCCCTTAGAGTGCTGCTCTTTGTAGGGGTGCGCCCCGCTCT TCTGATGCTGGGCTTCATGGGGGTGACAGCCTTCCTGTCCATGTGGATCAGTAACACAGCCACCACAGCCATGATGGTGCCCATCGTCCAGGCCGTTCTGGAGCAGCTCAACAACTACACAGAGACTGAGATGCCTGTGATCCTCAGCACTGAGGAGGACACCCAGCCTCAGGAACCCACTGACAGCAAACAGACGGAGAAACAGGTAGAGGGACATG TTGTGGTGACCTGTTTAGACCCGTTTGTGGAGGCTATCCGGCGTAAGGAGGCTGCAGACAAGAAGAAGATGTGTAAGGGCATGACGCTGTGTGTCTGCTACGCTGCCAGCATCGGGGGCACTGCCACCCTCACAGGGACTGGCCCCAACCTGGTGCTCAAGGGACAGATGAACCA GCTGTTTCCTAACAATGGCGATGTCATAAATTTTGCATCCTGGTTCGGCTTTGCTTTCCCCAACATGATCCTGATGCTGACCCTGGCTTGGCTCTGGCTGCAGTTTGTCTTTATGGGATTCAA TTTTAAGAAGACGTGGGGCTGTGGGGCagtaaagacagagaaagagatagcTGTGTACAATGTGATCAAGGAGCAGCATCGTCAGCTGGGCTCCATGTCTTTTGGAGAGCTGAGTGTGTTGGGTCTCTTCAGTTGTCTGGTGGTTCTGTGGTTCACCAGAGATCCTGGCTTCGTGGCAGGCTGGGCCACATACATCTTCAATGCTGACGCAGA GTATGTAACTGATGCCACAGTGGCAGTGTTCATCGCTGTCCTTCTCTTCGTCCTACCTTCCAAGCCCCCACGCTTCTGTTGCAGGAGGTCCCAAAGCTTTGACACTG AGCACCAACACCCAGCTGGCCCCACACCAGCTCTGCTGACCTGGAAGGTGGCCCAGAAGAAGTTACCCTGGAGCATCGTTCTCCTCTTGGGGGGAGGGTTCGCCCTGGCCAAGGGCAGCGAG GAGTCAGGTCTGTCTATGTGGATGGGGGACCAGATGACTCCCCTCCACACCATCCCACCCTGGGCCATCGCTGTCATCCTGTGTCTGCTGATCGCCATTTTCACAGAGTGCACCAGTAATGTGGCCACTGCTACTCTCTTCCTACCTGTCCTCGCCTCAATG TCCCAGTCCATTGGAATGAATCCTCTGTACGTCATGGTGCCTTGTACTCTCAGTGCTTCCTTTGCCTTCATGCTACCTGTGGCCACACCGCCCAATGCTATCGTCTTCTCATACGGCTACCTCAAGGTTTCTGACATG GCTAGGACAGGTATAGTGATGAACATCATCGGCATCCTGTGCATCACTCTGGCCATCAACAGCTGGGGCAGGGCCATGTTCCACCTAGACACCTTCCCTACTTGGGCCAACACTACTGGGGTTTGA
- the LOC109909435 gene encoding multidrug and toxin extrusion protein 1-like, producing the protein MDSNGIVESRMNGNELTICGSCLRCIRRLIPVEFKKEILELSTMAGPVVMAQLMVFLVSFVSTIFCGHLGKTELAGVTLAIAVINVTGVSIGYGLSSACDTLISQTFGSRNLLKVGVIVQRAILIQLLACFPCWAVLINTEPILLAVKQSPEVARLSQVYVKIFMPALPATFIYQLEARYLQNQGIIWPQVITGVVANVLNALINYIFLYVLDLGVAGSAWANTISQFSLAAILYAYILWKELHKATWAGWSWECLEDWGTYIHLAIPSMIMLCVEWWTYEIGGFLAGLISEVELGAQSVVFELASICYMFPLGFSVAGSVRVGSALGAGDTEQAKLSAKLAMFCAGSVSVCLSVLVGILKDKISYVFTYDEQIRERVAQVMAFYAPFLLLYAISAASGSIIRGAGKQKVGAICNILGYYGVGFPIGVSLMFAAKLGIMGLWTGLFTCVFLQSSFLIVYLSRMNWKKATVEAQIRAGVQGNSTDMDMAPESHSNDSAPCEGHKDRNALAEDGAEAGDRVALNKVGALLAHRALIMQRALALCVMLFILALGIIINLLLTNLT; encoded by the exons atggatTCTAATGGGATTGTAGAGAGCAGGATGAATGGGAATGAATTGACAATATGTGGGAGCTGTTTGAGATGTATTCGCAGGTTGATTCCTGTTGAATTCAAAAAAGAAATTCTTGAATTATCAACAATGGCTGGGCCTGTG GTTATGGCTCAGCTCATGGTATTTTTAGTGAGTTTCGTCAGTACAATTTTCTGCGGCCATTTGGGGAAGACAGAACTGGCAGGGGTCACTCTCGCCATAGCT GTGATTAATGTTACAGGTGTCTCCATTGGGTATGGTTTATCATCAGCGTGTGACACACTCATATCTCAG ACTTTTGGGAGCCGTAACCTCCTGAAAGTTGGGGTCATTGTACAGAGAGCCATCCTCATTCAACTTCTGGCCTGTTTCCCATGCTGGGCTGTTCTCATCAACACAGAACCAATCCTCCTGGCTGTCAAACAGAGCCCAGAGGTCGCCAG GCTGTCTCAGGTGTATGTGAAGATTTTTATGCCAGCACTCCCA GCCACATTTATTTATCAGCTGGAGGCCAGATATCTACAGAATCAG GGAATCATATGGCCGCAGGTCATCACAGGTGTGGTGGCCAACGTACTGAATGCCCTCATCAACTACATCTTCCTCTATGTTCTGGACCTGGGTGTAGC TGGGTCTGCGTGGGCCAACACCATCTCTCAGTTCTCTCTGGCTGCTATACTTTATGCCTACATCCTGTGGAAGGAACTACACAAGGCCACCTGGGCAG GTTGGTCTTGGGAGTGCTTGGAAGACTGGGGCACCTACATCCACCTGGCTATTCCTAGCATGATCATGCTGTGTGTGGAGTGGTGGACTTATGAGATTGGAGGCTTTCTAGCAG GTCTGATAAGTGAGGTGGAGCTTGGAGCACAATCAGTCGTCTTCGAACTGGCAAGCATTTGCTACATG ttcCCTCTAGGGTTCAGTGTGGCAGGCAGTGTGAGGGTGGGCAGTGCACTGGGGGCTGGAGATACAGAGCAGGCCAAGCTGTCTGCCAAGCTGGCCATGTTCTGTGCTG GGTCCGTTTCTGTGTGCTTGTCGGTTCTTGTTGGGATACTGAAGGACAAAATCTCCTACGTCTTTACATATGATGA GCAGATCAGAGAGAGGGTTGCTCAAGTTATGGCTTTCTACGCCCCTTTTCTTCTGTTATATGCAATATCG GCTGCCTCAGGTAGTATTATAAGGGGGGCAGGGAAGCAGAAGGTTGGGGCGATATGCAACATCCTGGGTTACTATGGGGTTGGCTTTCCTATTGGAGTGTCCCTGATGTTTGCTGCCAAGCTTGGAATCATGG gccTGTGGACCGGTCTGTTTACCTGTGTGTTCCTACAGTCCTCCTTCCTCATCGTCTATCTATCCAGAATGAACTGGAAGAAAGCCACTGTAGAG GCCCAGATCAGAGCTGGGGTACAGGGGAACTCTACAGACATGG ATATGGCCCCAGAGTCCCATTCAAATGATTCAGCTCCATGTGAGGGCCACAAAGACAGAAATGCCCTGGCTGAagatggggctgaggctggggacaGGGTGGCCCTCAACAAGGTGGGGGCACTGCTGGCCCACAGGGCCCTAATAATGCAGAGGGCCCTGGCTCTGTGTGTCATGCTCTTCATCCTAGCCCTGGGAATCATCATCAACCTACTGCTCACCAACCTCACTTGA
- the serpinf2b gene encoding alpha-2-antiplasmin has protein sequence MDMDLRLLSLLLFCVCRQGLTNGEVSNDAPIPLVPLIPLMPSHPKEESGTSAPSTQEPPNTSPTSYTCTPPPLVTTSAPGGSSSEEDNQQQDGGCRAQARRPKSRQALAGAIQRLGMKLLGQMKTGPEQPNVIISPLSISLALSQLALGAMNETEELLMHHLHGDTLPCYHMSLHNFLERLRKSDLQVATRLYLQPGFEPKPEFVHQSQDVYESEPVTLEGLAEVNEWVERATNGKVTDFLTSLPPNLLLMLINAVHFKGEWKARFDPRFTSKDVFYVDDKHMVNVDMMMGPKYPLSLLIDNDLEAQVARFPFKNQMSLLIVMPMNGQVNVSALTAKLNISDLYNRLPRERPMQVKLPKFKLDYSQDLQEALTNIGMGELFASPNLAAIAEGPLLVSSVQHKSSMEITEEGAEAAAATSLVISRSNPSFSLNQPFFFALMDDKTQAPVFLGVITNPNPGAPAMQSSGGSANLDKVHYPIDDKNDRNDKHYSHSFGGPPK, from the exons ATGGACATGGACCTTCGTCTACTATCACTCCTGTTGTTCTGTGTCTGCAGACAAGGACTAACT AATGGAGAAGTGTCAAATGATGCTCCAATCCCTCTGGTCCCTCTCATCCCGTTGATGCCCAGCCACCCTAAAGAG GAATCAGGGACTTCAGCCCCTAGTACACAGGAGCCTCCAAACACAAGTCCCACCTCATATACGTGCACCCCACCTCCCCTCGTGACGACCAGTGCCCCAGGTGGGAGCTCGTCTGAGGAGGATAATCAGCAGCAGGATGGGGGTTGTAGGGCCCAGGCCCGCAGGCCAAAATCCAGGCAGGCCTTAGCTGGTGCCATCCAGAGGCTGGGCATGAAGCTCTTGGGCCAGATGAAGACAGGACCTGAGCAGCCCAATGTCATCATATCCCCCCTCAGCATATCCCTGGCACTCTCCCAGCTGGCTCTGG GAGCCATGAATGAGACAGAGGAACTGTTGATGCACCATCTCCATGGTGACACTCTGCCCTGCTACCACATGTCTCTACACAACTTCCTGGAACGCCTCCGCAAGAGCGACCTGCAAGTGGCTACACGCCTCTACCTGCAACCAG GGTTTGAGCCCAAACCAGAGTTTGTTCATCAGTCTCAGGATGTATATGAATCAGAGCCAGTGACCTTGGAAGGGCTGGCTGAGGTCAACGAGTGGGTAGAGAGGGCCACTAATGGAAAAGTGACTGACTTCCTGACCAGTCTGCCACCCAATCTGCTTCTCATGCTCATCAATGCTGTTCACTTCAAAG GAGAATGGAAGGCTCGCTTCGACCCACGATTTACCTCCAAAGATGTCTTCTACGTTGACGACAAGCACATGGTCAATGTTGACATGATGATGGGGCCCAAATACCCCTTGAGTCTGCTCATTGATAATGATCTGGAGGCTCAG GTGGCTCGCTTCCCCTTCAAGAATCAGATGAGCCTGCTGATAGTGATGCCCATGAATGGCCAGGTGAACGTGTCAGCACTCACAGCAAAGCTCAACATCTCTGACCTGTACAACCGCCTGCCCAGAGAGAGACCCATGCAGGTCAAGCTGCCCAAATTTAAACTGGACTACAGCCAGGACCTGCAGGAGGCTCTGACCAACATTG GTATGGGGGAATTGTTTGCTAGTCCCAACCTGGCTGCCATAGCTGAGGGCCCTCTGCTGGTGTCCAGTGTGCAGCACAAGTCCAGTATGGAGATCACTGAGGAGGGAGCAGAGGCTGCTGCAGCTACCAGCCTGGTCATCTCACGGTCCAACCCCTCTTTTAGCCTCAACCAGCCATTCTTCTTTGCCCTCATGGACGATAAGACACAAGCACCAGTCTTCCTGGGCGTCAtcaccaaccctaaccctggagcTCCTGCTATGCAGAGTAGTGGAGGGTCTGCCAACCTAGATAAAGTACACTACCCCATTGATGACAAGAATGACAGGAATGACAAGCATTATAGTCACTCTTTTGGTGGGCCACCCAAGTAA